The sequence below is a genomic window from Actinokineospora baliensis.
ACCAGAGCCGCTGTTCTGCGCGCGGTCGTCGACGGCGGTGAAGAAGTCATAGTCGACCGCGGTCTCGTGGGTCGTGAAAGCGTGCGCGAACAGTACGGCGCCGTCCACCTCGTGCCCGGGCATCTCGGCCAGCATGCGGCCCAGCAGGTTGATCGTGGGTGAGCGGCGCCGCAGGATCTCACTGACAGACTCCGCGGGTAGCACGACCGCCGCCTTGTCCTGCTTCTTCTTCCCACCTTTCGCCTTGCCCTTGCCGGTAGGCGTGGTTTCAGCGTTCTCTGCCTTCTTGTCCTCAAGCTGCGGCAGGGCGGTGGCCTCGATCTCGGCCCGATGTGTCTCACATAGGTCTGCCAGCTCTGCCAGGGTCACGGTGGGGATCCAGAACAGCACTCTGGATAGGTCCGTGATCTCGTCCGGAGTGACGCCGCCCTGCTTGCTGTCGGCGCGCTTGGCCACCGCGTCGGCGCTGAACATCACCGCACGGCCGCCCTTGCGCGCGTTGTCAGCGTCCCACCCCCGCTGTTCGAGCAGCTCGGCGACCGCACCTGCCACCCCGCGGGTTCGGATGGTCGTCTCGCCCAGTTGCTTCTCCACCTCAAAGCGGACAGCCCGCTTCCACGACTGGCTCGACACCCGTGTTCGGGTCTTGCCCCCGTAAACGGTCTCCTTTGGCGAGCCGAGAGCATCGCGGTTGAGGTTGCTGTACGGAACGGACTGCAACGCGTGGATGTCTATGTGCACTGGAAGAACCTTTCGCAGCGGAACGGACTGGACGGGCAACGTCGTGGGCTCAGCGGTCGCCGCCGCCTGGGAGCGAGAGGTAGTAGCTCTGGAGCCAGCGTTTGCGGACGACCGATTGTTGACCGGGCCAGACGATCAGGTCACGAAGCAGGGCGGTGAAATCGACTGGTACCCGGGCCTGACGCAGCGGAACCACGACGTGGACCACCCGTCTGCACACTGTCTCGGCTGTCTGCCTTCCCACTAGATGCACGAGCTTCTCCGTGGTGGAGGCAGCGATGTGCTTGTCCTCACTCGCTTTGGCCAGGGATGCGCCCAAGTTGCGTGGAGGACTGTCCGGCCGTGCTCCCTCCGGAAAGTGCGCCATGAGCGAGGCCACTGTGTACACGCATCGCTCACGATGGCCTGAAGTGTCGTTGCGGCAGAACCTGGCCAGATAGCGGTGCATCGGATCGCACTGGCGGTGCTCAGGGGGGCGGCTCAATCCCGAACGCAGAGCCGTCCTGATCGCTGGGTTCGGGAGATAGTCCTCGACCAACGTGGCCACCACGTCGGACGCGAACTCGCGCAACGGCTTCTCGGGCATCACTGGGGTTCCTTGTCGTTACGGGGTTCCTTCTTCGCCGCGTGGTTGCGCAGGTAGCGGATCACCTGGGCTTGTGCGCGGGCCACCGCCGCCTGGTGCGCGAGGTGATCTGTTGCCTCGGCGACAGCGTCCTCGGCTAGAGCGGTGAAGGCGCGATAGGGCTCTACGAAGTCCCTGGCATGGAACAGTTCCCAGAACCTCTCCTCGGCGCGCGGCCAGTACCAGGTCAGGGCGGCGGCGACCCAGGGTACATCCTTGTCGTCGGGTCGGGAGTTGGCGATCGACAAGGACCGGTACTCCTGCCTGAGCGCGGAACGCAGCACACCCGCGACCGTTTCCGCGGCGGAGCGCAACACGGCAGCCCCGTGCGCGTAGTCGGGATCGTGTTCTTCCAACCAGATGAACAGCGGCGGAGTCGTCGAGGTGATCCACTGTCGGTCGACGGACTTGCGATCCTGGTGGACCCCATGCGCTCGTACCCGAACGTGGTCGCGGACTTCCGGGGGCAAGGTGTGGATACCGGTGACCGTGTCGGGGCGGGTGTGGTCCTCGGAGTCGGCCAGCAGGGCGTCCAGGTCCCGCCACAACGCGCGGGTGGCGTCTGCTCGACGGTCCTTCCACTCGCCTTGCTTCGTACGTTCGCGGATGGTGTAGGGATCACGTCCCAGGATCGGCGGGTGGGGTTCCTTGAAAGCCCAGGTAATGCGGGCATCGACGACCGTGTCGCCGCTGGGGTCGGGGTGCAGCAGTACCGCGTGCCTGCTGCGTCCGAGCAGCAGCCCTGCGGGAGAGGTGACAGGAGGGGGAGGGGCCAAAGGGTCGGGCGGGCCCTCGCGCTCCCACAACGCCACGTCCGTCCCGGGTTCGGGCGCCGCTCCCGGATCCGGTAGCCCGATGACCAGGGTTTCGAACAACGATCTCCCCAACGGGTAGTACGTCAACGCAGCGCGCAACGGACCGGAGCTCATGTACTGGTCTGACACCACATGCCCAGTACCGTCGGCCCTCTGTCGGCTTACCGTCCTTGTACCGCCACCGCCGCCCGGACCGTAGAGGTGGGTGACCAGTAACCACTGGATCGCTTGCGCGGTCGGGATCGCAGGAGCGTGGCCCTTGTGGGTGTGGCGAAACCACACCGGCGAGTTGTCCCGAGGGCGGGTCGGATCGAACCGGTTGACCCCGATCTTGCGCGCCTCGGTCACCAGCCGAATGTCCTGCATCCACGGCCGCACCGGGGAGTACAGGTCCCACCTGTCCTCATACCTGTCGAAGTACTCGTCAACGGCCTCGGTGTCGAACCCCGTGTCCGCGGGGAATGCCGAAGCCCGAGCGAGAGCGAATCGACGCGACTGCCAGTCGCGGTCGTCGCCGGGGACCGTGTGCTGGTCGAGTCGGGTCACGCGCGCGGTGAGCAGGTAGAGAAGGCGCAGGATCGCCGATGCCGCAGGAGGTGTGGGAACTGCGATGTCCCGGAGACGGTGGGCTTGCGACAGCACATCGCGTAGCGACAGCACCTCCAGCTCACCCTCGTGCGAGAGCACCGGGACCCATGGCCGACGATCTACCGGGTAGGTGGGAAGTGTCATCAACTCCCTTTCGTGGTGCGCCGAAGCCCCAGTTCGGGATCCAGCGTCAAGTCCTCGAAGACTGGCGCGGGCAGGACGAGGACATCGCGCAGTACCCCCAGCCGACTCCACTCGCCATGTGAGGTGAGCCGCCCTTTCGCCACCGCATCCCGCACCCACTCCCCGGGGCAGGTCACCGAGTGGTCCATGAATGCCTTGACGCGAGGTGGTTTCGGCCGCGACGTCGTCCACTCGACCTTGTGTTCGGGATCCAGCCAGTTCCTGCCACGGGCATCGGTGTAGCGGGGCACCAGCCGAGCGGTATCGATGCCGAGTCTGGTCGAGACGTCCTGCTCCAAGACCTCGTTGCTGGTCAACTCGAACAGGTCCTTCACCGTGGAGGCAGGGACGACACCTGCCACCGCGGCGAACTGGACTCGGGCGCGGGCTTCGGCGTACTGGGCATTCCACAGGTTTCGCAGATCGGCTGGGACGTCGTCCGCCGTCACGGAGTGCACCTGCTGGACGAGTGCGTCGACGTCACCGGGCACCCGTAGTTCGCCCGGTCGCTCCGACAGGACCACATGCGTTGCCGCCAAGTCGAAACCGTCGTAGACCGAACCCCACTCCTCCGGGAACGGTCTCTCCGCCGCTAAATCCACGGGATCCAGCACCACCAGCCGGGGCCCGAGGCTCCACGAGGGACGATCCGGTGAGCCGTCAGAGAGACGCCGATCATGACGCCAGCACCTACCCAGCCGTTGGATCAGTAGGGCCATTGGCGCGAGGTCAGAGATCATCAGG
It includes:
- the cas7e gene encoding type I-E CRISPR-associated protein Cas7/Cse4/CasC; the protein is MHIDIHALQSVPYSNLNRDALGSPKETVYGGKTRTRVSSQSWKRAVRFEVEKQLGETTIRTRGVAGAVAELLEQRGWDADNARKGGRAVMFSADAVAKRADSKQGGVTPDEITDLSRVLFWIPTVTLAELADLCETHRAEIEATALPQLEDKKAENAETTPTGKGKAKGGKKKQDKAAVVLPAESVSEILRRRSPTINLLGRMLAEMPGHEVDGAVLFAHAFTTHETAVDYDFFTAVDDRAQNSGSGHLSTAEFTSGVFYRYSSVNITDLVTNVGSAEDALRTIDTYLRAFCTAMPSGKQRTTGAVTRPDLVHIAVRHQPLSLAAAFEKPARYADGGGYAEPSRRQLADYAHRLHAFIGTEELVWHGHAGIDADAHTALGERYESLHNLITEAMNHAGAAA
- the casB gene encoding type I-E CRISPR-associated protein Cse2/CasB, which translates into the protein MPEKPLREFASDVVATLVEDYLPNPAIRTALRSGLSRPPEHRQCDPMHRYLARFCRNDTSGHRERCVYTVASLMAHFPEGARPDSPPRNLGASLAKASEDKHIAASTTEKLVHLVGRQTAETVCRRVVHVVVPLRQARVPVDFTALLRDLIVWPGQQSVVRKRWLQSYYLSLPGGGDR
- the casA gene encoding type I-E CRISPR-associated protein Cse1/CasA; translation: MTLPTYPVDRRPWVPVLSHEGELEVLSLRDVLSQAHRLRDIAVPTPPAASAILRLLYLLTARVTRLDQHTVPGDDRDWQSRRFALARASAFPADTGFDTEAVDEYFDRYEDRWDLYSPVRPWMQDIRLVTEARKIGVNRFDPTRPRDNSPVWFRHTHKGHAPAIPTAQAIQWLLVTHLYGPGGGGGTRTVSRQRADGTGHVVSDQYMSSGPLRAALTYYPLGRSLFETLVIGLPDPGAAPEPGTDVALWEREGPPDPLAPPPPVTSPAGLLLGRSRHAVLLHPDPSGDTVVDARITWAFKEPHPPILGRDPYTIRERTKQGEWKDRRADATRALWRDLDALLADSEDHTRPDTVTGIHTLPPEVRDHVRVRAHGVHQDRKSVDRQWITSTTPPLFIWLEEHDPDYAHGAAVLRSAAETVAGVLRSALRQEYRSLSIANSRPDDKDVPWVAAALTWYWPRAEERFWELFHARDFVEPYRAFTALAEDAVAEATDHLAHQAAVARAQAQVIRYLRNHAAKKEPRNDKEPQ